A section of the Festucalex cinctus isolate MCC-2025b chromosome 7, RoL_Fcin_1.0, whole genome shotgun sequence genome encodes:
- the tmod4 gene encoding tropomodulin-4 produces the protein MSDPRDIDEDAILKALSPEELDQLDYELQEMDPENALLPAGMRQRDQTKKNPTGPFDRDALMQHLEKVAMEHPDREELVPFTGEKKGKAFVAKKREIPKHEQIVLEPELEEALKNATDAEMCDIAAILGMYTLMSNKQYYDALGTTGTIANTEGINSVVKEEPFKIFPDEPPNPTNVEETLERIHNNDSSLTQVNFNNIKDIPIPTLKEIFEAMKGNSHVKVLSIAATRSNDPVAYACAEMLKENTSLQSLNIESNFITSDGMMAVIKAMANNATLVELKIDNQRQRLGDSVEMEIAAMLENNSSILKFGYHFTQQGPRARAAMAITRNNDMLRQQRLR, from the exons ATGTCGGACCCCAGGGACATCGATGAGGACGCCATCCTCAAGGCCCTGAGTCCCGAAGAGCTCGACCAGCTGGATTATGAACTGCAAGAGATGGACCCCGAG AATGCCCTGCTGCCAGCTGGCATGCGGCAGCGTGACCAGACAAAGAAAAACCCGACGGGACCGTTTGACCGCGACGCTCTGATGCAGCACCTGGAGAAGGTGGCCATGGAGCACCCGGACCGGGAGGAACTGGTCCCTTTCACGGGGGAGAAGAAAG GAAAAGCCTTTGTggcaaaaaagagagaaattccCAAGCACGAGCAGATCGTCTTAGAGCCTGAGCTGGAGGAGGCGCTCAAAAACGCCACAGACGCCGAAATGTGCGACATCGCTG CCATCTTGGGCATGTACACACTGATGAGCAACAAGCAGTACTACGACGCTCTGGGTACCACCGGAACTATTGCCAACACCGAGGGAATCAACA GTGTGGTGAAAGAAGAACCCTTCAAGATCTTCCCCGACGAGCCGCCCAACCCCACCAACGTGGAGGAGACCCTGGAGAGGATCCACAACAACGACAGCAGCCTGACCCAAGTCAACTTTAACAACATCAAG GACATTCCCATACCGACACTGAAGGAGATCTTCGAGGCCATGAAGGGAAACTCTCATGTGAAGGTTTTGAGCATCGCCGCCACTCGTAGCAACGACCCCGTGGCCTAC GCATGCGCAGAGATGCTGAAGGAGAATACCAGCCTGCAGAGTCTTAACATCGAGTCCAACTTCATCACCTCCGACGGCATGATGGCCGTCATCAAGGCCATGGCCAATAACGCCACGCTGGTGGAGCTCAAGATCGACAACCAG CGACAGAGACTTGGTGACTCGGTGGAGATGGAGATCGCTGCCATGCTGGAGAACAACTCCAGCATACTCAAGTTTGGCTACCATTTCACACAGCAGGGCCCGCGCGCCCGCGCCGCCATGGCTATCACGCGAAACAACGACATGC ttCGGCAGCAGAGGCTGAGATGA
- the lysmd1 gene encoding lysM and putative peptidoglycan-binding domain-containing protein 1: MSAGKEPVDAGGNSLLRGGRSSRSYGSLVRSNLSTVRRRHIEHRIQPGETLQGIALKYGVTTEQIKRVNRLYTNDSIFQKKSLSIPVPSHSEAHTDADDEEEEDGEGARLGGEVFRGDKGSTASPSHGELTAVDFFSRLDGFISESKRAAARRWQDAEKRLADLEAVCSSRLSERPRSPSGRRHRPPPSTTAVPLTTTKLTMKLREREDDIFEL; this comes from the exons ATGTCCGCTGGGAAAGAGCCCGTGGACGCCGGTGGGAACAGCCTATTGCGCGGCGGCCGGAGCAGCCGGTCTTACGGCAGCCTGGTCCGGTCCAATCTGTCCACGGTCCGTCGGAGACACATTGAACACCGCATCCAGCCTGGCGAAACCCTCCAAGGCATCGCCCTCAAATATGGAGTCACT ACCGAGCAAATCAAACGTGTCAACCGTCTGTACACCAACGACTCGATTTTCCAGAAGAAGTCCTTGTCCATCCCTGTGCCGTCGCACTCGGAGGCTCACACTGACGCTgacgatgaggaggaggaggatggcgAAGGTGCGCGATTGGGCGGCGAGGTGTTCCGGGGTGATAAGGGCTCCACGGCGAGCCCCTCTCACGGGGAGTTGACGGCGGTGGATTTCTTTAGCCGACTGGATGGCTTTATCAGCGAGTCCAAGCGGGCGGCCGCCAGGAGATGGCAGGACGCAGAGAAGAG GCTGGCCGACCTGGAGGCGGTTTGTTCCAGCAGGTTGAGCGAGCGTCCCCGCTCGCCTTCGGGGAGGCGTCACCGTCCACCGCCGTCGACCACGGCGGTGCCGCTCACCACCACCAAGCTCACGATGAAGCTGAGGGAGCGAGAGGACGACATCTTTGAGCTGTG
- the scnm1 gene encoding sodium channel modifier 1: MSFKREGNDKSQLNILKKRRVADLLSNFIPEDEAALLSNGRYTCLVCHYRPVFDTVDMLTVHRKGKRHLEGLKAFYGKKAQLKHEITKRKQENFIQAEDQQQEGSSSAAPLLAQTRKLTHHALLRTAPYNSCHRRTSTKTGKGPASNQTQLKHVAPSCGAAKLDDVLSMSGSDQSHSSNTTGGRHSSVTPASEPITAQRRLELEHYLKLKSDGWLQDPSGRWVKDGDVEFDSDEDEPPSLATVPPGESREHPLGSQSKTL, translated from the exons ATGTCTTTTAAACGGGAAGGCAACGACAAAAGTCAGCTAAATATCCTCAAG AAACGTCGCGTCGCAGATCTTCTGTCAAACTTTATACCGGAAGACGAAGCAGCACTTCTGAGCAATGGAAg gTACACTTGTCTCGTGTGCCACTACCGCCCCGTGTTTGACACCGTCGACATGCTGACAGTCCACAGGAAAGGGAAACGGCATCTAGAAG GTTTAAAGGCGTTCTATGGTAAGAAGGCCCAGCTGAAGCACGAGATAACAAAAAGGAAACAAGAGAACTTCATCCAAGCAGAAGACCAGCAGCAG GAAGGATCAAGTTCAGCAGCTCCTTTACTGGCACAAACAAGGAAGCTGACCCATCACGCTTTGCTGAGGACGGCTCCATATAACAGCTGCCATCGGAGAACCAG cacCAAAACTGGAAAAGGGCCAGCAAGCAACCAAACGCAACTTAAACatgtggcgccatcttgtggagctGCTAAGTTAGATGACGTTCTCAGCATGTCTG GCAGTGATCAGTCCCATTCATCAAACACCACAGGAGGGCGTCACTCATCTGTGACCCCTGCATCTGAGCCCATTACGGCCCAGAGGAGACTCGAGCTGGAGCACTATCTCAAACTGAAAAG CGACGGATGGCTGCAGGACCCGAGCGGCCGCTGGGTTAAAGACGGGGATGTGGAGTTTGATTCCGATGAAGATGAGCCTCCCTCGCTCGCCACCGTACCTCCAGGGGAGTCCCGTGAACACCCATTAGGTTCCCAATCTAAAACCTTATGA